The following proteins are co-located in the Macadamia integrifolia cultivar HAES 741 chromosome 3, SCU_Mint_v3, whole genome shotgun sequence genome:
- the LOC122073669 gene encoding 50S ribosomal protein L17-like, whose protein sequence is MIPFTNGIPFQRNLEDFISFITRFQFRKLGRLTGHLMSMLRTIVSELVKHDCIETVVAKVKEIRGLADSMVQLGKEVR, encoded by the exons ATGATTCCCTTTACAAACGGCATTCCATTTCAAAGGAATCTGGAGGATTTTATATCGTTTATAACAAGATTCCAG TTTCGGAAGCTTGGCCGTCTAACCGGCCATCTGATGTCGATGCTCAG GACGATAGTTTCAGAGTTGGTGAAGCATGACTGTATTGAAACTGTGGTCGCAAAG GTGAAGGAAATACGGGGACTGGCTGATAGCATGGTGCAGCTCGGGAAAGAG